Proteins co-encoded in one Kribbella qitaiheensis genomic window:
- the ptsP gene encoding phosphoenolpyruvate--protein phosphotransferase gives MALGAAIVADGEVDLGGYQAGSDAVERERAQDALRVAAEQLTTLRDQAAITAAAIFDAQLALLDDAVLLDPVFQGITQGESAPAAWKSALDALASTFEGLDDPYQRERAQDVRSVRDRVLRALTGAREQEAPTDGVLVVRELDAATAASLDAERIAGVAVRAAGTTGHGVIVARSRGIPLITGIGDVAVPPGAMVGFDARAGSFVVDPDENVFRTAIRARTAEREAAVADAGKPAVTVDGQTIQVLANVGSVQDAVDARGADGSGLVRTEVLFGNRKVAPTVEEQVETYRAIAAAFGGKPITIRSWDIGGDKPLPFLPQAAEANPFLGERGIRVFRRRPELLRDQLKAICQVALETPVQVMFPMVTTAEEVAWALAELADVGSSGWGVKVGIMVEVPAAALRISTLAEGLDFVSIGTNDLTQYTTAADRGNSAVASLADALDPAVLQLIDRVVRNVPTGVEVAVCGDLASDPDAAVLLAGLGIHELSAVGPQVPLIKSRLRQTTLTEATKTAVEALTLPTATAVRELLAQRA, from the coding sequence ATGGCGCTTGGGGCCGCGATCGTGGCGGACGGAGAAGTCGACCTAGGTGGGTACCAGGCCGGCTCCGACGCCGTCGAGCGGGAGCGTGCTCAGGATGCACTGCGGGTGGCAGCAGAGCAGCTGACCACTCTTCGGGACCAGGCGGCCATCACCGCGGCTGCGATCTTCGATGCTCAGCTGGCGTTGCTGGACGACGCCGTGTTGCTCGATCCGGTCTTCCAGGGGATCACACAGGGCGAGAGCGCACCGGCGGCCTGGAAGTCGGCCCTGGATGCGCTGGCCTCGACCTTCGAAGGGCTGGACGATCCGTACCAACGCGAGCGGGCGCAGGATGTCCGGAGCGTGCGCGATCGGGTGCTGCGGGCTCTCACCGGCGCCCGTGAGCAGGAGGCTCCGACGGACGGCGTCCTCGTAGTACGGGAGCTTGATGCCGCGACGGCCGCGAGTTTGGACGCGGAGCGGATCGCGGGCGTCGCCGTACGAGCTGCGGGAACGACCGGGCACGGCGTGATTGTCGCGCGATCTCGCGGAATCCCTTTGATCACAGGGATCGGGGACGTCGCAGTACCGCCTGGAGCGATGGTCGGCTTCGACGCACGAGCTGGCTCGTTCGTGGTCGACCCGGACGAAAACGTTTTCCGTACTGCGATCCGCGCGCGCACCGCCGAACGCGAAGCGGCCGTTGCTGATGCCGGGAAGCCTGCGGTGACCGTGGACGGGCAGACGATCCAGGTGCTCGCGAACGTCGGATCGGTGCAGGACGCGGTGGACGCGCGCGGGGCCGACGGCTCCGGGCTGGTCCGGACGGAGGTGCTCTTCGGCAATCGGAAGGTGGCGCCGACCGTCGAAGAGCAGGTCGAGACGTACCGGGCGATCGCCGCAGCGTTCGGCGGGAAGCCGATCACGATCCGCAGCTGGGACATCGGTGGCGACAAGCCGCTCCCGTTCCTGCCTCAGGCCGCGGAGGCGAACCCTTTTCTGGGCGAACGAGGCATCCGCGTCTTCCGGCGCCGCCCCGAACTCCTCCGTGACCAACTGAAGGCAATCTGCCAGGTCGCACTCGAGACGCCTGTGCAGGTGATGTTCCCGATGGTCACGACCGCCGAAGAGGTCGCCTGGGCCCTGGCCGAACTGGCCGACGTCGGCTCCTCGGGCTGGGGCGTCAAGGTCGGCATCATGGTCGAAGTCCCCGCCGCCGCCCTGCGCATCTCGACCCTGGCCGAGGGCCTGGACTTCGTCAGCATCGGCACCAACGACCTGACGCAATACACAACCGCCGCCGACCGAGGCAACAGCGCCGTCGCCTCCTTGGCCGACGCTCTGGACCCAGCCGTTCTCCAACTCATCGACCGAGTCGTCCGCAACGTGCCCACCGGCGTAGAGGTAGCAGTCTGCGGCGACCTGGCCAGCGACCCCGACGCCGCGGTCCTCCTCGCAGGCCTGGGAATCCACGAACTGAGCGCCGTCGGCCCTCAGGTCCCCCTCATCAAGTCCCGCCTCCGCCAAACCACCCTCACCGAAGCCACCAAAACCGCCGTCGAGGCCTTGACCCTCCCCACCGCGACGGCAGTCCGCGAACTCCTCGCTCAGCGGGCGTAG
- a CDS encoding YnfA family protein, protein MTVLRSIGLFGVAAVAEIGGAWLVWQGVREHRGVLWVLGGLVALGAYGFVATLQPDPNFGRILAAYGGIFVAGSLLWGVLFDGFRPDRWDLAGAAVCLIGVGLIMYAPRG, encoded by the coding sequence ATGACCGTGCTGCGTTCGATCGGGTTGTTCGGGGTGGCCGCGGTGGCCGAGATCGGTGGGGCGTGGCTTGTCTGGCAGGGGGTTCGGGAGCATCGGGGAGTGCTCTGGGTGCTCGGCGGCTTGGTTGCCCTGGGCGCCTATGGGTTCGTGGCGACGCTGCAGCCGGATCCCAACTTCGGGCGGATCCTGGCGGCGTACGGCGGGATCTTCGTGGCCGGCTCGCTGCTCTGGGGTGTGCTGTTCGACGGGTTCCGGCCGGATCGGTGGGACCTCGCCGGGGCCGCCGTCTGTCTCATCGGGGTGGGCCTGATCATGTACGCGCCCCGCGGCTGA
- a CDS encoding helix-turn-helix domain-containing protein: protein MDDGDEAGRVLLALAHGQLARDRVASAARLSEPAAGRQLDALIRKSLVAKVPQTRGRPQYGLTQRGLDELDRVTALTDPAECNLLNALSETTPYSVTELAGATGMSASAVYELLLRLMRGGFVAAYGQDERAEYWLTPNGVGRRAMLRGLLTDGPVTIGRTLNAIAAATHQAGVAATRERMAGQPLSDYDRAVCSAELTEQHKLGLFDAKELAKREGLLRVATLHGQLIAVFDGLRPPPLYGEQLPPPRKIRWSGAAFVVRSLVTLPFVIIGLIVLLTASTSDDYIGGAIFFSFSALWIYLAWRSAAGKED, encoded by the coding sequence ATGGACGATGGCGACGAGGCCGGCAGGGTGCTGCTTGCTCTGGCCCACGGCCAGTTGGCCCGTGACCGAGTGGCCTCGGCAGCTCGCCTCTCGGAACCAGCGGCCGGCCGCCAACTGGACGCCCTGATCCGGAAGTCCTTGGTAGCCAAGGTGCCGCAGACGCGCGGCAGACCGCAGTACGGCCTGACTCAGCGGGGCTTGGACGAGCTGGATCGGGTCACTGCCCTGACGGACCCGGCTGAGTGCAACTTGCTCAACGCGCTGTCGGAGACGACGCCGTACTCCGTGACCGAGTTGGCCGGAGCGACGGGTATGTCCGCCTCGGCGGTGTACGAGCTGCTTCTACGACTCATGCGCGGCGGGTTCGTGGCGGCGTACGGGCAGGACGAGCGCGCCGAGTACTGGCTGACTCCCAACGGGGTCGGCAGGCGGGCAATGCTGCGGGGTCTGCTGACAGACGGGCCGGTCACCATCGGCCGAACCCTGAACGCCATAGCGGCGGCCACCCATCAGGCGGGTGTAGCCGCGACGCGCGAGAGGATGGCCGGGCAGCCGTTGTCCGACTATGACCGGGCTGTTTGCTCTGCCGAGTTGACCGAACAACACAAGCTGGGTCTGTTCGACGCGAAAGAGCTGGCCAAGCGAGAGGGGCTGCTGCGAGTGGCCACTCTGCACGGGCAGCTCATCGCGGTTTTCGACGGCCTCCGCCCGCCTCCGCTGTACGGCGAGCAGTTGCCGCCGCCACGGAAGATTCGCTGGAGCGGGGCCGCCTTCGTCGTGAGATCTCTCGTCACGCTGCCGTTCGTGATCATCGGTCTCATCGTTCTGCTCACTGCATCGACCTCGGACGACTACATCGGCGGCGCCATATTCTTCTCGTTCTCCGCCCTCTGGATCTACCTTGCTTGGCGCTCAGCGGCCGGAAAGGAGGATTAG
- a CDS encoding RNA polymerase sigma factor, translating to MGDLPRDRRRERFEEFFAADREAVLGYLLRRTGSRHDAADLLADTFLVAWRRLDEVPGGDQTRPWLYGVARRTLANHRRGEDRRHALADKLRGELAESAPTRAPDLDDSPAGRAFRELPEQDRELLSLVAWEELDNAQIATALGCSRNAVRIRLHRARKRFAKLLTATDRPVTTGVVSHGDA from the coding sequence GTGGGGGACTTGCCGCGGGATCGCCGGCGCGAGAGGTTCGAGGAGTTCTTCGCGGCTGATCGTGAGGCGGTGCTTGGGTATCTGCTCAGGCGGACCGGGAGTCGTCACGATGCGGCCGATCTGCTGGCCGACACGTTTCTGGTGGCCTGGCGGAGGCTTGACGAAGTACCGGGCGGGGATCAGACCAGACCGTGGCTGTACGGCGTGGCGCGGCGCACGCTGGCCAACCACCGGCGTGGCGAGGACCGCCGGCATGCACTGGCGGACAAGCTTCGCGGCGAGTTGGCCGAGTCGGCGCCGACGCGGGCGCCGGACCTGGATGATTCCCCCGCCGGCCGGGCGTTTCGGGAGCTGCCTGAGCAGGACCGCGAATTGCTGAGCCTGGTGGCCTGGGAAGAGCTCGACAACGCGCAGATCGCGACCGCACTCGGGTGCTCGCGCAACGCGGTACGGATCAGATTGCACCGGGCCAGGAAGCGGTTCGCGAAGTTGCTGACGGCAACGGATCGGCCGGTTACGACAGGAGTGGTTTCGCATGGAGACGCCTGA
- a CDS encoding DUF1707 SHOCT-like domain-containing protein, whose amino-acid sequence MADKAKPTANLSQLTGMAAAAGREAREAAARRKMQTIRLTDEERRLCSDDLAEQFAVGRLDVGELDQRLDLLQVAVTHRDLVPVFEGLPVPQLYIREPRKSGRWRWAAFIGAVWLALPFMLTGLVFLVFGREMTAAIFGVPSILWILATWRWARNGTRARTAPERRR is encoded by the coding sequence ATGGCCGACAAGGCAAAGCCGACAGCGAATCTGAGCCAGCTGACCGGGATGGCTGCTGCCGCGGGGCGGGAGGCTCGGGAGGCTGCGGCGCGCCGGAAGATGCAGACGATCCGGCTCACCGACGAGGAACGGCGGCTCTGTTCGGACGACCTTGCCGAGCAGTTCGCGGTCGGCCGGCTCGATGTCGGCGAGCTGGATCAGCGGCTCGATCTGCTGCAGGTGGCCGTCACCCATCGCGACCTGGTGCCGGTGTTCGAGGGCCTGCCGGTCCCGCAGCTCTACATCCGCGAGCCTCGCAAGTCCGGCCGCTGGCGCTGGGCGGCCTTCATCGGCGCGGTCTGGCTGGCGTTGCCGTTCATGCTGACCGGGCTGGTCTTCCTGGTCTTCGGCCGCGAGATGACGGCCGCGATCTTCGGCGTGCCGTCCATCCTCTGGATCCTGGCCACCTGGCGCTGGGCCCGCAACGGCACCCGGGCCCGAACCGCACCCGAGCGCCGCCGCTGA